CTTCATCCTGCCTTGCATTCAGGTAAGATATATCTTTTTTAAGCGCTTCTCCTGAAACTTTGCTGAAAGGGTACTCGGGAGTGATTTCGATAACTATGTCTTCAAGGTCGTTGTTCCCCACATTTTGTACGCTGACTGTGAGTTCCACGGGCTCGCCTGGTCTTGCAGCATCAGGGTTCTGGTTGGTAAGGCTTACCTGTATGGATGAGGAGTCTATCAACCTGCTTGCCAGGGCTGTTCCAGCGGTTAGAGGTATGATTAGTAAAAGTAGAATCAGGAGCATTAATATGGAAATTTTTTTCATTTCATTTCCCCTTAATGTTTTTTTCGATGAACGTGCTCGATTAACATGTTCGATTAACATGTTCGATTAACATGTTCGATTAACATGTTCGATTTTTTCTATCTTTCCGTCTCTGAGATACACGACTCTTGTCGCGTGTTTTACAAGGTCCAGGTCGTGGGTGACAATGATAATTGTCTTTCCTTCCTTTTCATGTAATTTTGCCAGAAAATCCAGAATGTAGTCCCCGGTTTTGCTGTCCAGGTTTCCGGTAGGCTCATCTGCGAGGATTATAGGGGGATTAACGGCAAGGGAACGGGCAATTGCAACTCTCTGCCTCTGTCCGCCTGAGAGCTGGGAGGGGAGGTTTCTTTTCTTATCCGAAAGCCCTACAACTTCGAGCAGGTATTCTCCCCTTTTCTTTGCCTTTTGAGGGTTTTCTTCCTGAAATTCCAGGGGCAAAAGGACGTTTTCCAGCGTGTTCAGTGTTGGGATCAGGTTAAAACTCTGGAAAATGAACCCTATCATCTGTCCTCTTATGCGGGCCAGTTCGGATTCGTCAAGTCTGGAAATGTCCCTTGAGTCTAGAAAGACAGTTCCCTTTGAAGGGATGTCCAGGCAGCCCAGTAGGTTCATCAGTGTACTTTTTCCACTTCCGCTGGGACCCAGAACAACCAGGAACTCTCCCTCGTAGATCTCAAGGTCGATTCCCGCGAGAGCTGCAAAATCAACTTCTCCCATCCGGTAGATTTTCCAGACGTCTGTCAGCTTGATAAGGGGATTTTTTCCTGACCAGGCAGTAACTTCATGAGTATCAGGGAAATTCTCAGTTTCAAAAGAGGTTTCCTGAACAGTGGAATTTAATGTCATTGTTAGTGTCTCTGTTTGCGTCTCTGCAGGATCGGCTTGCATTTCTATTCTTTCAAAAGTTCCAGTAAGCAGGGGTAGTTGACTTCTTATTCAACCTCTTTGACAGCAGTTTTATGTCCGATTTTGTCCCATCTAATTTCACAACACCTTTCTCATTCAAAACATTTTTTGAAGTATTTAATATATTCTGGATGTTTGTTATATATATGTGATGTTTTTTGTCCATCCCCTGTTTTCTTCAACTCTTGCAAACATTTGATTTTTGCAAAAACCAGGGTCAACAGGAAGAATATGGTTTTTGTCTGCTGAAAAAGCGTGAAGAAGGAAAATTGTGCTGTCTTGAATCAGAACACCCTGAAACGAGGCGGCATGGATGCAGAAAGTTTCGGGACTTAATATTAAGTTTACAGGAGAAGAATATTTATGCCTGAATGCTGACTCGTGTAATCTATTTTAATAGACTATCTAAATGGGACTATCTGTCTTTTAGCTCAGTCTGCAAATTGAAACATTGTTATGAAATCTTAGAGAGTATTGCATGATACCTGTATTCATAATACATTGATTTCGCATACTCCATCTGGAAGCCGTTTTTTCTGGCAATTTTTTCAATAATTTGTGGGCTGTACGAATTCCCTATTGTGTCAGCCGGTCTATTTTCCAAAAAAGCTGAGATCTTTTTTAAGCAGCTGGTACATGCTCTGAGAAATATATCCCGGTGTATGAAATTCTGTGAGAACCAGCCTATTTTCCACAAAGAATATAGCTTGGGATCAATTATGTCAAAGAAAGATATTTTTCCGTCCTCATTCAGATATGCGGATGCATTGAGGATGAAATCGTCAACCTGTTCCGGGGTCAGGTACTGCACCACGCCTGCTACAGTTATCTGGTCAAATTTTGTGTCTAACTTCTCCCATACTGTTCTGTTATCCGCAAGGATCAGATCCACATTTTTATATTTATGATGCCGGACCTTTTTTTCGGCTTCAAAGAGCATGGAGCTGGAGAAATCAACCCCTACTATTTTTTCATAGTATGGGGCATAATATATGAGGAGGTCCCCTGCCCCGCAACCGAAGTCAAGAAGAGTTTTCCTTCCGTTAAGGTGGAATAGCTTCTCTTTTGCTTCTTTAGCAAGGGATTCTTCAGTTGAAAACCTGTGCTCATCTTTCGTTTTATCTGAAAAATAATCTTCCCAGGAGAATTTTGATTTTTTAAACACTGTTTCCATGCTAATCATCCTGTTCTTACTATCTTTTCCATTTCCGGGTAATTTCCTGAAGAGAAAACAGAAGATGAGATCAAAGTTAGAAATAATTACAAACGATTCCTTTTTCTTAAGCTTATTAAGAGAAACACATTTAATATTATTAATTTAATTTACTATTATATAGGTTTTGAAATAATCGTTCTGAATAAAAATCCTGTCATCTCTTACTGGAACTGTGTCTTTCTCAATCCTGTCGTCTTTTCGTCCGCCCCGGGATTTGTGTAACCTCTGCGAGATTTTCCGATCCAATCCTTTATTTTTTCAAATTTCGGGCAATTTTAGTTTTTTTTCGGCTCAAATTTTATTTCAGCTTGCCATTTTCCTCCGCAAAGCACGGCTGCCGCTCGGACCACGCTTTCAGGGCTGAAAAATACCGGCATTCCGGTGGCTGTAAAAGCTGAAGCCATTTTCCGGCTGAACTTTCCCCCCGGAGAGCTGATCAGGATAGGTTTTCCGCAGCTTTCGGCAAAATCCCGGATTTTTTCTGCAACCCCTTCGGTAAGAAGAGGTGGGCCCCAGAGCAGGCTGACAATTGCAAGGTCGTATTCTCCCGCGAGAGCCTCCTGTAGGGCAGCAACATAATGTTCATCCCGCACACTGCCTGTGAGGTCTATTGGGTTTTTTACGGAAGCAAAAGCCGGAAGTTTTTCCTTTAGCTTCCCTACAGTAGCTTCGGAAAGTTCAGGGACTTTGAGCCCTGCTTCCTCACAGGAGTCGGCAATGGAAATGCCTATCCCTCCCCCGTCAGTTATTATCAGGATCCTGTTTCCTTCTACAGGGGAATACTTGTTGAGAACTTTGCAGGCATCTTTCAGCTCTTCGTAACTGGCGACCTCTATTATGCCCGTTTTCCGAAAAGCGGCTTCATAAGCTTCATACATCCCGCTAATTGCACCGGTATGGGAACTTGCTGCCCTTGCTCCCGGTTCCCTTTTTCCAACCTTAAGAGCCATCACAGGTTTCCTTTTTACGCAGCTGGAAGCAACTTCAAGGAATCTTCGCCCGTTTCCTACGGACTCAATGTAAAGAGCAACTGTCTTTGTGGCTTCATCCTGTGTAAGAAATTCAAGGCAGTCGCATTCGTCAACATCAACCTTATTCCCATAGCTTACAACCCTTGCAACGCCTGCTCCCTCATTTGCCAGTTCGTCCATAATCATAGCGGCAAAAGATCCACTCTGTGTAAGCACGGAAACTCTACCTTTGGAAGGTCTTTCTATCTTTTCCCCCTCTATGAAAAACGTATCAACTTTTGAGACAGTGTCATATATTCCAAGGCAGTTCGGTCCCATAGCCCTGATACCTTTCTCTTTTAAAAGAG
The Methanosarcina sp. WWM596 DNA segment above includes these coding regions:
- a CDS encoding acetate--CoA ligase family protein gives rise to the protein MNNGGADKVKIGTERNLDFFFTPESIALIGASPNPEKLSHTVLKSLRKMGFKGKIYPVNPGYREIEGLKCYSAPGEIEDRIDIAIFAVPAKAVLEILKGPVENIKGAIIVSSGFREMGPGGKKMEDELRALLKEKGIRAMGPNCLGIYDTVSKVDTFFIEGEKIERPSKGRVSVLTQSGSFAAMIMDELANEGAGVARVVSYGNKVDVDECDCLEFLTQDEATKTVALYIESVGNGRRFLEVASSCVKRKPVMALKVGKREPGARAASSHTGAISGMYEAYEAAFRKTGIIEVASYEELKDACKVLNKYSPVEGNRILIITDGGGIGISIADSCEEAGLKVPELSEATVGKLKEKLPAFASVKNPIDLTGSVRDEHYVAALQEALAGEYDLAIVSLLWGPPLLTEGVAEKIRDFAESCGKPILISSPGGKFSRKMASAFTATGMPVFFSPESVVRAAAVLCGGKWQAEIKFEPKKN
- a CDS encoding class I SAM-dependent methyltransferase; the encoded protein is METVFKKSKFSWEDYFSDKTKDEHRFSTEESLAKEAKEKLFHLNGRKTLLDFGCGAGDLLIYYAPYYEKIVGVDFSSSMLFEAEKKVRHHKYKNVDLILADNRTVWEKLDTKFDQITVAGVVQYLTPEQVDDFILNASAYLNEDGKISFFDIIDPKLYSLWKIGWFSQNFIHRDIFLRACTSCLKKISAFLENRPADTIGNSYSPQIIEKIARKNGFQMEYAKSMYYEYRYHAILSKIS
- a CDS encoding ABC transporter ATP-binding protein; this translates as MGEVDFAALAGIDLEIYEGEFLVVLGPSGSGKSTLMNLLGCLDIPSKGTVFLDSRDISRLDESELARIRGQMIGFIFQSFNLIPTLNTLENVLLPLEFQEENPQKAKKRGEYLLEVVGLSDKKRNLPSQLSGGQRQRVAIARSLAVNPPIILADEPTGNLDSKTGDYILDFLAKLHEKEGKTIIIVTHDLDLVKHATRVVYLRDGKIEKIEHVNRTC